In Rothia mucilaginosa, one genomic interval encodes:
- the miaB gene encoding tRNA (N6-isopentenyl adenosine(37)-C2)-methylthiotransferase MiaB, translating into MTSTLSDSAQTPETSPRTYEVRTFGCQMNVHDSERMSGLLEANGYVRAEEGTQPDLVVFNTCAVRENASNRLYGNLGQLAPVKRAHKGMQIAVGGCLAQKDQDAIIEKAPWVDVVFGTHNIGSLPALLERARHNHEAQAELLESLEVFPSTLPTKRDHVYSGWVSISVGCNNTCTFCIVPSLRGKEKDRRPGDILAEVQALVDDGAIEVTLLGQNVNSYGVEFGDRQAFSKLLRACGEIEGLERVRFTSPHPAMFTDDVIDAMAETPNVMPVLHMPLQSGSDKVLKDMRRSYRSKKFLNILDKVRERIPNAVITTDIIVGFPGETEEDFQDTLKVVEQARFSSAFTFQYSIRPGTPAATMENQIPKEVVQERYERLIALQDRIAGEENRKQLGKTVELMVVAEAGRKADQTHRLSGRGPDQRLVHFSVPEGCETPRPGDMVTVPITEAGSFHLISDPTAEQYQLRRTRAGDAWDRSQADSCGTGTTQVPGAPVGLGMPTIGLRP; encoded by the coding sequence ATGACTTCGACCCTCAGCGATTCCGCCCAGACCCCCGAAACCAGCCCCCGCACCTACGAAGTGCGCACTTTCGGCTGCCAGATGAACGTGCACGACTCCGAACGAATGTCCGGCCTGCTGGAGGCTAACGGCTACGTTCGCGCTGAGGAAGGCACCCAGCCCGACCTGGTGGTGTTCAACACCTGCGCGGTCCGCGAAAATGCTTCCAACCGCCTGTACGGCAACCTCGGTCAGCTGGCGCCGGTCAAGCGCGCCCACAAGGGCATGCAGATCGCTGTGGGCGGCTGCCTGGCGCAGAAGGACCAGGACGCCATCATTGAGAAGGCGCCCTGGGTGGACGTCGTGTTCGGTACCCACAACATTGGTTCCTTGCCGGCGCTACTGGAGCGCGCCCGCCACAACCACGAGGCGCAGGCAGAACTGCTCGAATCCCTCGAAGTTTTCCCCTCCACCCTGCCGACCAAGCGCGACCACGTGTACTCCGGCTGGGTGTCCATCTCGGTGGGCTGTAACAACACCTGCACCTTCTGCATCGTGCCGTCTCTGCGCGGTAAGGAGAAAGACCGCCGCCCCGGCGACATTCTCGCTGAGGTTCAGGCGCTGGTCGATGACGGCGCTATCGAGGTGACCCTGCTGGGCCAGAACGTGAACTCCTACGGTGTGGAGTTCGGCGACCGCCAGGCATTCTCCAAGCTGCTGCGTGCCTGCGGCGAGATTGAGGGCCTGGAGCGTGTACGCTTCACCTCCCCGCACCCGGCAATGTTCACCGATGACGTGATTGACGCGATGGCGGAGACCCCGAACGTCATGCCCGTACTGCACATGCCGCTGCAGTCCGGCTCCGATAAGGTGCTCAAGGATATGCGCCGCTCCTACCGTTCCAAGAAGTTCCTGAACATTCTGGACAAGGTGCGCGAGCGCATCCCGAACGCCGTGATTACCACCGACATCATTGTGGGCTTCCCCGGCGAGACTGAAGAGGACTTCCAGGACACCCTGAAGGTTGTGGAGCAGGCTCGTTTCTCCTCCGCGTTCACCTTCCAGTATTCGATCCGCCCCGGCACCCCGGCGGCGACCATGGAGAACCAGATCCCGAAGGAGGTCGTGCAGGAACGCTACGAGCGTCTGATTGCCCTGCAGGACCGCATCGCCGGCGAGGAGAACCGCAAGCAGCTCGGCAAGACCGTCGAGCTGATGGTCGTTGCGGAGGCAGGTCGTAAGGCGGACCAGACTCACCGCCTCTCCGGTCGTGGCCCGGACCAGCGCCTCGTGCACTTCTCGGTGCCCGAGGGTTGCGAGACTCCCCGCCCCGGCGACATGGTCACCGTGCCCATTACCGAGGCTGGTTCCTTCCACCTGATTTCTGACCCGACCGCCGAGCAGTACCAGCTGCGCCGCACCCGCGCCGGTGACGCGTGGGACCGCTCCCAGGCTGACTCTTGCGGTACCGGTACCACCCAGGTGCCCGGTGCGCCGGTGGGTCTGGGCATGCCGACCATCGGTCTGCGCCCCTAA
- a CDS encoding hemin ABC transporter substrate-binding protein, with product MQVSLSSNFPALSPNDSSAPTPDGERLNTLIEEAIAAYSPVPPQASADSASMRQTLMQLLSWAHSLEQVAGRAVERVQILGTGMRSVVVRVAYEPAAESAQSFESAQSLPTSIIVKRYRRKDSTVNAGGFGYLRERYGLEALNQQVPGLFPQLYGADPELRVLALEDVSAGTVEGEQYSVAHALLEGTEQQALDALNYYIEAYRSLAASGIMGEAVEDYRLNLARADRKAQFPGAIASPGLAERGLKKLYGVADEARTPEHDADSPASSSAAHEDAPVLPAAVEELSFRFRRVLQPFFTKRPPVPEQFKLNRGRVYMLSSGDFSPQNVLVGSADGAQVRMVDAEGTCLHHRGFPFVEAMLGFPSSPEYPRYRVDRKKALPALYSALFEDAPLDEHLAEDLAVCTAVTVCALLELYSSSARSDLLPRIRREGAQLMRLLLEIAGSQDATLAELANRLGAAE from the coding sequence ATGCAGGTTTCCCTTAGTAGCAACTTTCCGGCTCTGTCACCGAACGATTCTTCCGCCCCCACCCCTGACGGGGAGCGTCTGAACACCCTCATTGAGGAGGCGATTGCCGCCTACTCCCCCGTGCCGCCTCAGGCGAGCGCTGATTCTGCCTCGATGCGTCAGACCCTGATGCAGCTGCTCAGCTGGGCGCATTCTTTGGAACAGGTGGCTGGTCGCGCGGTTGAGCGCGTGCAGATTCTGGGCACCGGCATGCGTTCCGTTGTGGTGCGTGTGGCGTATGAGCCTGCCGCCGAGTCTGCCCAGTCTTTCGAATCTGCACAGTCTTTGCCGACCTCGATTATCGTGAAGCGTTACCGCCGCAAGGATTCGACGGTGAACGCGGGCGGTTTCGGGTACCTGCGCGAGCGCTACGGTCTGGAGGCGCTGAACCAGCAGGTTCCGGGTCTGTTCCCACAGCTCTACGGCGCGGATCCTGAGCTGCGTGTGCTGGCTCTGGAGGATGTGAGCGCCGGAACCGTGGAGGGCGAGCAGTATTCGGTCGCGCACGCCCTGCTGGAGGGCACCGAGCAGCAGGCGCTGGATGCGCTGAACTACTACATTGAGGCGTACCGTTCCCTTGCCGCCAGCGGCATTATGGGCGAGGCGGTGGAGGATTACCGCCTGAACCTGGCGCGCGCCGACCGCAAGGCACAGTTCCCGGGCGCTATTGCCTCGCCGGGTTTGGCCGAGCGCGGTTTGAAGAAGCTGTACGGTGTGGCTGACGAGGCGCGCACCCCCGAGCACGATGCTGACAGCCCGGCTTCCAGCTCTGCCGCGCATGAGGACGCGCCCGTTCTTCCCGCCGCCGTTGAGGAGCTGTCCTTCCGTTTCCGCCGCGTTCTGCAACCTTTCTTTACCAAGCGCCCGCCGGTACCCGAGCAGTTCAAGCTCAACCGCGGCAGGGTGTATATGCTCTCTTCGGGCGATTTTTCGCCGCAGAACGTGCTGGTTGGTTCGGCGGACGGCGCGCAGGTGCGCATGGTCGATGCGGAGGGCACCTGCCTGCACCACCGCGGCTTCCCCTTCGTTGAGGCGATGCTGGGCTTCCCCTCCTCGCCGGAGTACCCGCGCTATCGGGTGGACCGCAAGAAGGCGCTGCCGGCGCTGTACTCTGCCCTCTTTGAGGACGCCCCGCTGGATGAGCACCTGGCAGAGGACCTTGCCGTGTGCACGGCGGTGACCGTGTGCGCCTTGTTGGAGCTGTACTCTTCTTCGGCGCGTTCCGATCTGTTGCCTCGTATTCGCCGTGAAGGTGCGCAACTGATGCGCCTGCTCCTAGAAATCGCCGGTTCTCAGGATGCAACCCTCGCCGAGCTCGCGAACCGTCTGGGAGCCGCTGAATAA
- a CDS encoding regulatory protein RecX codes for MTEQNGHEEHERNSARDGDAGFAALDATEPHFGSSALQGSAFHDPAFEDSTFSAPVSFEATGSFESTAPPVEVGGFEALNFEAPAALAEPTLNWETPPVVAPPIVGELPYEDEPPYPDEPPYEDEPAYPAEPLYPEAEYTGEYYAGEYWVPSDEAAPPEAIAEQRGGQEPSPQKPKPKARQAEKLAHKKKSAPQKKSAATENAPKKWVRNRRTDSVAAEEFPDWHPASHGFVEESIARDNGGDYAGEFRVPELPLQAVPGNFEDGSSEEGSESPRRSLLVDPNLPAVSIDEAPQRAFTPGGAEPRPMAAGRMSRAGAASIGSGLTAEEKDEIERQAAQRAKQKKRKSSRASKNTDYKRGFRRMSAVQQEKMRSRSPYAPAFGARSDDEETRKSPAGRGSGSNLFREGSSLNEELTPAEEALIRGIAEEEAQGVGTGKRRAASAGSPKGGSRARGSQPGGSQMRQVSLPSESNVPSWKQKVRAARAAEETDPYTRAKTIVYNQLAYSAKTRGQLRKKLQAEGFDTELIEPLLDKFEAAKLIDDAEYAQTFVAQKSRTKKLSRAALRRELAERGVRGEEAENALAQRTDEQEREDAAELVRKKLRLGMDLSDRAEKDRVTRRLLGMLARRGYSSSVSLSVIREELAAYGAEDELW; via the coding sequence ATGACGGAACAGAACGGTCATGAAGAGCACGAGCGAAACAGCGCGCGTGACGGCGACGCTGGTTTTGCGGCGCTGGATGCGACCGAACCGCACTTCGGCTCCTCAGCTCTGCAGGGGTCAGCCTTCCATGACCCTGCCTTCGAGGACTCGACTTTCTCTGCGCCTGTTTCCTTTGAAGCTACCGGTTCGTTTGAATCTACCGCCCCGCCGGTTGAGGTAGGCGGCTTCGAGGCGCTCAATTTTGAGGCGCCCGCCGCCCTGGCGGAGCCCACCCTCAACTGGGAGACACCTCCTGTTGTTGCGCCTCCTATTGTTGGAGAGCTCCCGTATGAGGATGAGCCCCCATACCCTGACGAGCCTCCCTACGAGGATGAACCTGCGTATCCGGCAGAGCCTTTGTACCCTGAAGCAGAGTACACAGGGGAATATTATGCGGGGGAATATTGGGTACCCTCGGACGAAGCGGCACCCCCAGAAGCGATAGCGGAGCAGCGTGGGGGCCAAGAACCCTCACCCCAAAAACCCAAGCCGAAAGCGCGGCAGGCTGAAAAGCTCGCACATAAGAAGAAGTCAGCGCCTCAGAAGAAGTCAGCGGCCACAGAAAACGCACCCAAAAAGTGGGTGCGGAACAGGAGGACGGATTCGGTAGCCGCTGAGGAGTTCCCGGACTGGCACCCCGCCTCGCACGGCTTTGTTGAAGAAAGCATTGCCCGCGATAACGGCGGCGACTACGCCGGTGAGTTCCGCGTACCCGAGCTACCCCTGCAGGCTGTGCCCGGCAACTTTGAAGATGGCAGTTCCGAAGAAGGTAGCGAATCCCCGCGCCGTAGCCTGCTCGTTGACCCGAACCTGCCCGCCGTCTCTATTGACGAAGCGCCCCAACGCGCCTTCACCCCCGGCGGTGCTGAGCCGCGCCCTATGGCGGCGGGGCGCATGAGTCGAGCGGGTGCCGCATCCATCGGATCGGGGCTCACTGCCGAAGAGAAGGACGAGATCGAGAGGCAAGCCGCTCAGCGGGCTAAGCAGAAGAAACGCAAGTCTTCGCGTGCCTCCAAGAACACCGACTACAAGCGCGGGTTCCGCCGCATGAGTGCGGTGCAGCAAGAGAAAATGCGGAGCCGCTCGCCCTACGCGCCCGCCTTCGGGGCTCGAAGTGACGACGAGGAAACCCGCAAGAGTCCTGCGGGCCGCGGCTCGGGGAGCAACCTATTTAGGGAGGGAAGTAGCTTGAACGAAGAACTCACCCCCGCCGAAGAAGCGCTCATCCGCGGTATTGCCGAGGAGGAGGCACAGGGCGTCGGTACCGGAAAGCGCCGCGCCGCTTCGGCTGGATCCCCAAAGGGCGGTTCTCGAGCACGCGGCTCCCAACCGGGCGGCTCTCAGATGAGACAGGTTTCCTTACCGTCGGAAAGCAACGTGCCTTCCTGGAAGCAGAAGGTGCGTGCCGCCCGAGCCGCGGAAGAAACAGACCCCTACACGCGCGCTAAAACCATCGTGTACAACCAGCTGGCGTACTCGGCAAAAACCCGAGGTCAGCTGCGGAAGAAGCTGCAGGCAGAAGGCTTTGACACGGAGCTCATTGAGCCGTTGCTCGATAAGTTCGAGGCGGCAAAACTCATTGACGACGCCGAATACGCCCAAACGTTCGTGGCGCAGAAGAGCCGCACCAAGAAGCTCTCCCGCGCCGCGCTGCGCCGTGAGCTCGCTGAACGCGGGGTGCGCGGTGAAGAGGCAGAGAACGCACTGGCTCAGCGCACCGACGAGCAGGAACGTGAGGACGCCGCCGAGCTGGTGCGTAAGAAGCTGCGCCTCGGCATGGATTTGAGTGACCGCGCTGAAAAGGATAGGGTGACCCGCCGACTGCTGGGGATGCTGGCTCGCCGCGGGTACTCCTCCTCGGTGTCGTTGTCGGTGATTCGTGAGGAACTCGCCGCCTACGGTGCGGAGGACGAGCTCTGGTAG
- the recA gene encoding recombinase RecA yields the protein MAKNTKSQSVARVPEEGRAKALEAVMAQIDKNYGKGAVMRLGDKEITKTEVISTGAIALDAALGIGGLPRGRVIEIYGPESSGKTTVALHAVANVQKAGGVAAFIDAEHALDPIYAAKLGVDIDQLLVSQPDTGEQALEIMDMLVGSGAVDIVVVDSVAALVPRAEIEGDMGDSHVGLQARLMSQALRKITGRLSATGTTAIFINQLREKIGVFFGSPETTTGGKALKFYASVRIDIRRIETLKDGANPIGNRTRAKIVKNKMAPPFKQAEFDILYGEGISVEGGILDLAVENDIVKKSGAWFTYDGEQLGQGRENVRKLLKDNPELTEELQYKVLVKLGIIEEEAEEQVAAESEGNDPLDELAEEF from the coding sequence GTGGCTAAGAACACCAAGTCTCAGAGCGTAGCTCGCGTTCCCGAAGAGGGTCGCGCCAAGGCACTTGAAGCCGTGATGGCACAGATCGACAAGAACTACGGCAAGGGTGCAGTCATGCGCCTGGGTGATAAGGAAATCACCAAGACCGAGGTTATCTCCACCGGCGCTATCGCCCTGGATGCCGCTCTGGGTATTGGCGGTCTGCCCCGCGGCCGCGTCATCGAGATTTACGGTCCCGAGTCCTCCGGTAAGACCACCGTTGCGCTGCACGCTGTAGCGAACGTTCAGAAGGCAGGCGGCGTGGCGGCGTTTATCGATGCCGAGCACGCACTGGACCCAATCTACGCGGCTAAGCTGGGCGTGGACATCGACCAGCTGCTGGTCTCTCAGCCCGACACCGGTGAGCAGGCACTGGAAATCATGGACATGCTGGTTGGTTCCGGCGCCGTTGATATCGTGGTCGTCGACTCCGTCGCCGCGCTGGTTCCCCGCGCCGAAATTGAAGGCGACATGGGTGACTCCCACGTGGGTCTGCAGGCTCGCCTCATGAGCCAGGCGCTGCGTAAGATTACCGGCCGCCTCTCCGCAACCGGCACCACCGCAATCTTCATCAACCAGCTGCGTGAGAAGATTGGTGTCTTCTTCGGCTCTCCCGAAACCACCACCGGTGGTAAGGCGCTGAAGTTCTACGCTTCGGTCCGTATCGACATCCGCCGCATTGAGACCCTCAAGGACGGCGCTAACCCGATCGGTAACCGCACCCGCGCCAAGATTGTGAAGAACAAGATGGCTCCGCCCTTCAAGCAGGCTGAGTTCGACATCCTCTACGGTGAGGGCATCTCCGTTGAGGGCGGCATCCTGGACCTGGCGGTGGAGAACGACATCGTCAAGAAGTCCGGCGCATGGTTCACCTACGACGGTGAGCAGCTGGGCCAGGGCCGCGAGAACGTTCGTAAGCTGCTCAAGGACAACCCCGAGCTCACCGAGGAACTGCAGTACAAGGTTCTGGTGAAGCTGGGCATCATTGAGGAAGAAGCTGAGGAGCAGGTAGCCGCTGAGTCCGAGGGTAACGACCCGCTGGACGAGCTGGCTGAGGAGTTCTAA
- a CDS encoding DUF3046 domain-containing protein — MKLSEFWACMEYEFGAGYAPVLARDLVLGSLGHVTAAEALDQGVNPKDVWLAICEEQEIPQERRLGPDKEPLR; from the coding sequence GTGAAGCTGAGCGAATTTTGGGCGTGCATGGAGTATGAGTTTGGTGCCGGGTATGCGCCGGTGCTGGCGCGTGACTTGGTGCTGGGCTCTCTGGGGCATGTGACCGCTGCGGAGGCGCTGGACCAGGGCGTTAACCCGAAGGATGTGTGGCTTGCGATCTGTGAGGAGCAGGAGATTCCGCAGGAGCGCCGCCTGGGTCCCGATAAGGAGCCATTGCGCTAG
- a CDS encoding helix-turn-helix domain-containing protein, with translation MAKQRVSINGITKWKEIEETPRQVAPVVEEAKVVPLRQAIGEVLRDVRQRQGRTLREVSQRARVSLGYLSEVERGQKEASSELLAWICQALDIPMSQMLREVADRMAVLEGVQIPDTVPAEMSEQYKSDYYILSK, from the coding sequence ATGGCTAAGCAGCGCGTATCGATTAATGGCATTACTAAGTGGAAGGAAATCGAGGAGACCCCCCGGCAGGTCGCCCCGGTCGTTGAGGAAGCTAAGGTTGTTCCCCTGCGACAGGCAATCGGTGAGGTTCTTCGCGATGTTCGCCAGCGTCAGGGCCGCACCCTGCGCGAGGTTTCCCAGCGTGCCCGTGTTTCCCTCGGTTACCTGAGCGAAGTTGAGCGCGGTCAGAAGGAAGCTTCCTCCGAACTGCTGGCGTGGATTTGCCAGGCTCTGGACATTCCGATGTCCCAGATGCTGCGTGAGGTTGCCGACCGTATGGCGGTTCTCGAGGGCGTTCAGATTCCGGATACTGTTCCGGCTGAGATGTCTGAGCAGTACAAGAGCGATTACTACATTCTCTCGAAGTAA
- a CDS encoding CinA family protein, with protein sequence MMVPLVLEDALSLELSSAEVFSGTPEAAALLLRDAVQLRAAQEGPVQVATAESLTGGDVGGAICTVPGASAYYRGGVISYAYEVKAQVLDVDAQLLAREGAVHPAVAVQMAVGAARVCGADYAVSTTGVAGPDPADGQPVGTVYIGVCSPGGSEVFERHYSGDRAQIRAAASADAIALLARAVRGGAGGVLKDELA encoded by the coding sequence ATAATGGTTCCCCTCGTACTTGAAGATGCTCTGTCCCTTGAGCTTTCCTCCGCTGAGGTTTTCTCCGGTACCCCGGAGGCGGCGGCGCTGTTGCTGCGTGATGCGGTGCAGTTGCGCGCCGCCCAGGAAGGCCCGGTGCAGGTGGCGACGGCTGAGTCGCTGACCGGCGGGGATGTTGGCGGTGCGATTTGTACGGTGCCGGGCGCATCCGCGTATTACCGCGGCGGCGTGATTTCCTATGCCTACGAGGTGAAGGCTCAGGTGCTGGACGTAGACGCTCAGCTGTTGGCGCGTGAGGGTGCGGTGCATCCTGCGGTGGCGGTGCAGATGGCGGTCGGTGCGGCGCGTGTGTGCGGTGCCGATTATGCGGTGTCGACCACGGGTGTTGCCGGTCCTGACCCTGCGGACGGTCAGCCGGTGGGTACGGTCTATATCGGTGTGTGTTCCCCGGGCGGTTCTGAGGTGTTTGAGCGCCACTATTCAGGGGATCGCGCGCAGATTCGTGCGGCGGCGAGCGCGGATGCGATTGCTTTGCTGGCACGTGCGGTGCGCGGTGGTGCCGGTGGGGTTCTGAAGGACGAGCTGGCGTAG
- the pgsA gene encoding CDP-diacylglycerol--glycerol-3-phosphate 3-phosphatidyltransferase, which translates to MSEARNSASAGAVSTAKPSNWNVPNVLTVLRIIAVPFFIVALVAGGTFGAADPTHRWLAWIIFILAMLTDWADGYLARSRNLITSFGKIADPIADKFLTGAAFIVLSALGELWWWVTIVILLREWGITIMRLFVIKYGVMAASKGGKIKTVLQTVALVLMLMPLGQLGLGWLIPGWVLMGAVTAITVWTGLVYVRDAYILRRNWLQAQASQGGGH; encoded by the coding sequence ATGAGTGAAGCTCGCAATTCCGCATCCGCCGGTGCGGTCAGCACAGCGAAGCCTTCGAACTGGAATGTGCCGAATGTGTTGACGGTTCTGCGTATTATTGCGGTTCCTTTCTTCATTGTTGCCCTGGTTGCGGGCGGTACTTTTGGTGCCGCTGATCCGACGCACCGCTGGCTGGCGTGGATTATTTTTATTCTTGCCATGCTCACGGACTGGGCGGATGGCTACCTGGCGCGCTCGCGTAACTTGATTACGAGCTTTGGTAAGATTGCTGACCCGATTGCCGATAAGTTCCTCACTGGCGCGGCGTTCATTGTGCTGTCGGCGCTGGGTGAGCTGTGGTGGTGGGTCACGATTGTGATTTTGCTGCGCGAGTGGGGCATTACAATCATGCGTCTGTTCGTTATTAAGTACGGTGTGATGGCCGCTAGTAAGGGCGGCAAGATTAAGACCGTGCTGCAGACGGTGGCGCTGGTGCTGATGCTTATGCCGCTGGGTCAGCTGGGTCTTGGCTGGCTGATTCCTGGTTGGGTTTTGATGGGCGCGGTCACCGCGATTACCGTGTGGACCGGCCTGGTGTATGTGCGTGATGCGTATATTTTGCGTCGTAACTGGTTGCAGGCTCAGGCTTCCCAGGGCGGCGGTCATTAG